In Euphorbia lathyris chromosome 9, ddEupLath1.1, whole genome shotgun sequence, the following are encoded in one genomic region:
- the LOC136205772 gene encoding rRNA 2'-O-methyltransferase fibrillarin 1-like isoform X2 encodes MEARGDWRKFLATIPIIIFSLVYQDLVSDENKVEYRAWNPFISKLAADILGGVDHVWYRSYLSGAISSERTMYISPLKG; translated from the exons ATGGAAGCAAGAGGTGATTGGCGAAAGTTCCTTGCTACAATTCCTATAATAATCTTTTCATTAGTTTATCAGGATTTGGTGTCAG ATGAAAACAAGGTAGAATACAGGGCCTGGAATCCCTTCATATCAAAATTAGCTGCTGACATTCTTGGTGGTGTTGATCACGTTTGGT ACCGGAGTTATCTAAGTGGAGCTATAAGTAGTGAAAGAACAATGTATATCTCACCACTGAAAGGATGA
- the LOC136205772 gene encoding rRNA 2'-O-methyltransferase fibrillarin 1-like isoform X1 — protein sequence MEARGDWRKFLATIPIIIFSLVYQDLVSGGLFSWLKVESYCYENKVEYRAWNPFISKLAADILGGVDHVWYRSYLSGAISSERTMYISPLKG from the exons ATGGAAGCAAGAGGTGATTGGCGAAAGTTCCTTGCTACAATTCCTATAATAATCTTTTCATTAGTTTATCAGGATTTGGTGTCAG GTGGTCTTTTCAGCTGGCTCAAAGTTGAATCCTATTGTT ATGAAAACAAGGTAGAATACAGGGCCTGGAATCCCTTCATATCAAAATTAGCTGCTGACATTCTTGGTGGTGTTGATCACGTTTGGT ACCGGAGTTATCTAAGTGGAGCTATAAGTAGTGAAAGAACAATGTATATCTCACCACTGAAAGGATGA